In Mesorhizobium sp. J428, the genomic window CGCTTTCGTCGCGGCCTTGCCGATGCCACCGGCAGCGCCGGTGATGAGGACTGTCTTGTCTTTGAATTCCATGGCTTTGCTCCGGTTTTCTGGTCGCGCGGGTGCGGGCGGACGTTGCGCCGGCTTGCCGCCGTCGGTCCGAAAGCCCTTGCACGCCGCGAAGATGGGTTCGCCCGCTGCGGAACAGGGGCGGTGAAGTCGCTGCTGTTCGGCGCGCCTGGCCGGCTGACGAGGCGCGTCGCGACAGGTTTCAGGAAGCCTGCGTGAACTCGGTGAACTTCACCTTGTATTCGACGTCGCGCCGGCTGAACTTCCAGGCGCCGTCTTCGAGTTCGAGCCAGTCATGGTAGACGCAGATGCTGCCCTCGGCCTTGCCGTCCTTGACGCAGAAGAACTGCAGGTAGGCTTTCTGCCGCGCGGTGTTTCCGTCGAAGTCGATGACTTCGTTCGTGGTCAGGTGGTGCATCTTGCCGAAGGCGTCGTTGCAGATCTTGACGAAGGCTTCGAGCTCGGCCGGTCCCTTGGGGCGCTGCCCCTCGATCAGGGCGTTGAAGACACCGGTCTTCGTGAAGCAGGCAGCCCAGGCTTTGCCGTCGGCTTCATCGACCGCATAGTTGTATTTCGCGTTGAGCATCTTGATTTCCTGCACGTCGGCGGTGCGTGCGACGCTTGTCGTCTCGGTCATTTAGTTCCCCTTTTCTCGTTGATTTCGCGTGAGGCGTGCGCGGACAGCTCGCCTCCATCGAAATCTACGGGCTTTCCGACCGCGGCTCTTGGCGGACAGGGAAGCGAGATTTTGCAATGAGGGAAGGATTGCGGTGAGCGCCGCCATCGGGCTTGGCGCGCATCACTCCGTTCGTGGACGACATCCGGTGCT contains:
- a CDS encoding nuclear transport factor 2 family protein, giving the protein MTETTSVARTADVQEIKMLNAKYNYAVDEADGKAWAACFTKTGVFNALIEGQRPKGPAELEAFVKICNDAFGKMHHLTTNEVIDFDGNTARQKAYLQFFCVKDGKAEGSICVYHDWLELEDGAWKFSRRDVEYKVKFTEFTQAS